The following are encoded together in the Triticum dicoccoides isolate Atlit2015 ecotype Zavitan chromosome 6B, WEW_v2.0, whole genome shotgun sequence genome:
- the LOC119323478 gene encoding DNA (cytosine-5)-methyltransferase CMT3-like isoform X2, whose protein sequence is MVSADAEEGRPHFIGRITELFEGTDRVKYFNCRWFFRSEDTVISTAELVGDHSHDPKRVFLSDERNDNPLDCIVSKVKVLQVDPKLDLEAKARLAADSDLYYDMSYTVPYSTFENITNDINEMSGISSDADSEADTSVATATLLDLYSGCGGMSTGLCLGAALAGLKLETRWAVDFNSHACKSLKSNHPKTEVRNEKADDFLSLLKEWAVLCDQYVHGNNAEAPPPMDDEEEEGELEKDEYVVQKLTDICYGGIDRKSCIYFKVQWKGYGPEEDTWEPIENLSHCPLKIKEFVQEGHMRKVLPLPGDVDVLCGGPPCQGISGLNRFRNRDDPLNDDKNRQLVTFMNIVSYLRPKFVLMENVVDILQFAEGYLGRYAVSRLVAMNYQSRLGIMLAGCYGLPQFRMRTFLWGALTTMVLPKHPLPTHNVVIRGGAPNAFTQSIVAYDETQNPTLKNALVLEDAISDLPKVGNDQADDVLEYLVKPKTEFQRYIRLSRKEMLDYSFGDKTGPGEGKLMDHCPLKLNKDDYERVKQIPFKKGANFRDLEGVRVGPNNVAEFDPEIPRVYLESGNPLVPEYAIKFRSGKSLRPFGRLWWDETVPTVVTAARPHSQRILHPGQARVLTVRENARLQGFPDYYRLDGPIKERYTQVGNAVAVPVARALGYSLGLAYLRKHDGSDDGPTLVLPANFFSPGQTEAAVAPAEADEVAEE, encoded by the exons ATGGTTTCTGCCGAT GCTGAGGAAGGAAGGCCTCATTTCATTGGTAGGATCACCGAACTTTTTGAGGGAACAGACCGCGTCAAGTACTTCAACTGCCGCTGGTTCTTCCGATCGGAGGACACGGTGATCTCGACCGCGGAATTGGTTGGTGATCATAGTCATGATCCCAAGCGGGTCTTCCTCTCTGACGAGAGGAACGACAACCCGCTTGACTGTATTGTGTCCAAGGTTAAAGTACTGCAAGTCGATCCCAAG CTTGATCTGGAAGCAAAAGCCCGACTAGCGGCTGACAGCGATCTGTACTATGACATGTCGTACACTGTGCCCTACTCTACCTTTGAAAATATCACAAATG ATATAAATGAAATGTCAGGGATTTCTTCGGATGCTGATTCGGAGGCTGACACCTCTGTGGCAACCGCAACACTACTTGACCTTTATTCTGGTTGCGGTGGCATGTCTACTGGATTGTGCTTGGGCGCTGCACTAGCTGGATTGAAACTTGAGACG AGGTGGGCTGTTGATTTTAACAGCCACGCGTGCAAAAGCTTGAAGTCCAACCATCCCAAGACCGAG GTGCGGAACGAGAAGGCGGATGATTTTCTATCTCTTTTAAAAGAATGGGCAGTTCTATGTGACCAATATGTCCATGGTAATAATGCTGAGGCACCTCCTCCGATggacgatgaggaggaagagggtgAACTCGAAAAGGACGAATATGTCGTACAAAAACTCACTGATATCTGCTATGGTGGCATTGATCGGAAAAGTTGCATTTATTTCAAA GTGCAATGGAAGGGATATGGTCCCGAAGAGGATACCTGGGAGCCCATTGAAAACCTTAG CCATTGCCCTTTAAAAATAAAGGAGTTTGTTCAAGAAGGCCACATGCGAAAAGTATTACCATTGCCT GGTgatgttgatgtcttgtgtgggGGCCCGCCTTGTCAAGGGATAAGCGGGTTAAATCGGTTCAGAAACCGTGACGACCCACTAAATGATGATAAGAATAGGCAGCTGGTCACTTTTATGAACATTGTTTCCTATTTGCGGCCGAAGTTCGTTTTGATGGAAAATGTGGTGGATATACTGCAATTTGCCGAAGGATATCTAGGTAGGTATGCGGTGAGCCGGTTGGTGGCTATGAACTACCAGTCTCGGCTGGGTATTATGTTAGCAGGTTGTTACGGGCTTCCACAGTTCCGCATGCGCACCTTCCTATGGGGTGCCCTCACTACAATG GTGCTACCAAAACATCCTCTCCCCACGCATAATGTTGTTATACGAGGCGGGGCGCCGAATGCATTCACG CAAAGCATTGTGGCATATGACGAAACTCAAAATCCAACCTTGAAGAATGCCTTGGTTCTTGAAGATGCGATCTCAGATTTACCGAAG GTTGGTAACGATCAAGCTGATGACGTACTTGAATACCTTGTGAAACCAAAGACAGAATTTCAGCGCTACATTCGTCTTAGCCGTAAAG AAATGTTGGACTACTCATTCGGTGATAAAACCGGTCCTGGAGAAGGCAAGCTAATGGATCACTGTCCTCTGAAGTTGAATAAAGATGATTATGAGCGCGTTAAGCAAATACCATTTAAGAAG GGAGCCAACTTCCGTGACCTGGAAGGTGTAAGAGTAGGGCCAAACAACGTCGCTGAGTTTGACCCTGAGATTCCACGAGTTTACCTCGAGTCCGGCAATCCATTG GTCCCCGAATATGCAATCAAGTTCAGGAGCGGCAAGTCTCTCAG GCCGTTTGGACGGCTGTGGTGGGATGAGACGGTTCCTACAGTGGTGACCGCTGCAAGGCCACACAGCCAG AGAATATTACACCCGGGCCAGGCCCGGGTTCTGACCGTCCGCGAGAACGCGAGGCTGCAGGGATTCCCGGATTACTACCGCCTGGACGGTCCCATCAAGGAGCG